The following nucleotide sequence is from Solea senegalensis isolate Sse05_10M linkage group LG19, IFAPA_SoseM_1, whole genome shotgun sequence.
TTATTAATCAATATAAGTGGTGGAAAGTCTTATTAAATCTACATAAAATTTAAATATCAGTTAGGGCttggtcaaaatatcgatttggtgatagaTCGTAGTCCCTCCACGTGCAATACAATAATTGATACACCAGGGTAGATATAGTAATATTTTAATTGATACATTGAGCAGAGTTTCTAGTTGTAAAcagatttttgaaaaattttTACAGCACTGTATATAGGTTATTGGCTCAAGCACTCCCAATATATTGGCATCAGATATtgacaaaaagtccaatattgtgctTGCCAACTTCCAATAGATATTGGccttgtttaacaataaaaataaaaggctcCCATGAGAATAGGCGAATGTCATGTTGTGCACCCTGTGAAATGATTATTATAGCCCATAACAATGAAGAACAATATTGCAgaataaaaatcatttattgtgtgcattcatttaagtttatttataattttgcaACTCAGCTACGCCTAGTTTTACACTGTTATGAGACTGTTAAGTGCCCAAGTGTGACTTGTTTCTTTCTTAACATTCACTCTACAGAACGTGAGTTCTACGAAGAAGGCAAACCCTTTACTTGCCTGGATGGCTCTCACACTATTCCCTTTGACAGAGTGAATGATGATTACTGCGACTGCCAGGATGGCACAGATGAGCCAGGTTAGTACAGACTGGAGATTACTGTTCTACAGTACACTGCTCACTTGCCTATGAGCCTATGGAGCAAACCCTTCGACTcacatttatagatagatatgcATTAAGTCTATTTATtgaaattgttttcatgtttaatatcatttttatttgcaggCACTGCTGCTTGTCCCAACGGCAGTTTTCACTGCACCAACGCAGGTTTCCGACCAGCCTTCATCCCATCTTCGCGCATTAATGACGGCATCTGTGGTATGAATCTGAAACCGTGCAGATTATTGTCTTTTGGGGTGTTTTTGCTTGGTCATCATGGGTTTGTGTAATGTCTGCTTTTTCTGCTCAGACtgctgtgacacaacagacGAATACAACAGCGGTGCAGCCTGTCAGAACACATGCAGGTCTAGTTCCAATTTCTTTAGACCCTCAACATGTGCTACACATTAACTTACCAGAAAATGTgatttggttcatttttgttgtgtaattTACTTAATTAATTGTGATTTGCAGGGAGCTGGGGCGCAACGAGAGGGAGAGCCTGCGCAAGTTGGCAGAGATAGCTAAAGAGGGATTTCTGCTTAAACAGCAGCTTATCCATGAATCCAAGAGAGGCATAGAGGACAAGAAGGTGATGAAAACAAATCCTTGCTTGTTtgtgtaataattattatcCAGAGCTCTGAAGCAGAAATCAGTACATGCACAATCACTCCCTGGTTTTTCATTAGCCAGTCTAACTATTTCCAGAAAGCTGCCAGCCAAAGATGTAGAGTTGTTGTACAGTCACTGTCTGTGGGGTTACCAAGAGTCAGCTGATGGCTGAACTAGATCTAGTGATCACCTATGCTttacagagaaacaaaaactaaatgcaGTCAGTCTGTCATCCTACTCACTCTTAAAATATGGAACTGATTCTCATCCAGATTCATAAATGTTGAGAAACAGATGACAAAACAACAAGCTAATTGTAGAATGACAAATCTGCCATGTTGATAATGAGGTTATTAGTGGAACACTGCTGTTATTCCATCTGCTTGCTTTTTGTGATTCTCAGTGCATTACagttcattgttgttttttagatcTGATGCTTGTTTTTTGTATCACATACAACTTTACGTATTGTTTAAAGAGTTAAAGATCTTTTTCCAgtttcttcacctcttcttatttttatttgtctctacAGACCAAACTTGAAGAGGTTCAGCTCAGTAGGAAGGAGCTGGTGGACAGAGTGGAAGCTCTGAGAACTGTAAAAGAGACTGCAGAGCAGCCAGAGAAAGAAGCTAAAGACCGCCATCTACAGGCCTGGGAAGGTAAAGTGCATCACCACTTACAAATGATGCAAAACATCACACAGGAGATATTATTGTCTATTTCGCTCAACCTTTTTTGAATTAGACATTAATATAAATTCAGAACCTCAACAATTTCTCTTCAGGAAGTTCTCTTCACTGACAACTCAAAtttgtttcagaccaaaaaGCTGTCATTCGTATGGAGAAGGACAAGGGGAAAATGGCTGAGGTGTTTCTTGAGCTGGATGATGACGCAGATGGTTTGTGAGTATCAGTCCTTCAGAGTGATCAGCATCCATAATGGGGAATGGGAAACTTACAGTTTTAGGTTTGAGGCAAATTGAAAAAGGCTAAAACAAAGCAAGACgaaaacagaatttaaaaatatgtaactgctgtttaactAATCTCACAGAAGATTATGGGCAAAATGTGTGCCGCTCAATATGTTTACAGGGTTCTCAGGGGTCcttaaaatccttgaaagtttgtaaatttgaCACAAGTAATTTAatgcccttgaaagtttttgaaaatcaccttGAATAGACATGCATCATTGAAATTGCTCGAATTTTGCACAATAAGTTATGCTGAGTCGTAATTACTAGCGGTggtgtggacactgtccactgtctctctctctgccattgatgttagattccatgcagaacaatgagcaagTAACAGTGAGCAAGACACAGCTAATTACTCTGTGATCTCTGgttcaccaaagaaaatgacaaagactgactgaccaaaatcccaaggacaatcacttgtccagatgcagtgtgtgctgcaaatccataaaagtggacgccatgggcgaagcaactcttacaagttgccctcccatcttcaCACATTCGGTTCTTTAATTTGAGGGAATAGGTCCTTCAAAAGTCCTTGATATTTGTGTGCGAACCCTGTATTAAATATCcatatttgtcttatttatacCCGAGTTGGTTATAACATAGTGATTGTAACTTTGtatgtctcagtgtctctgtgtctgagcTTCTGTCCCACTCTGAGCTGGATCCAGATTCAGATGGTCCATTCACTGAAGAAGAGGCTcaggtaaaatgttttttgttgttctacAAACACtaaatacagttgtttttttaagatttttttttattaaaaaaaaacttaatgtgattcttgtttctgttttctttaggTGATATTGGGCAGTGTGGACAAAGTGGACACAGTAGCATTTGAGACTGTTTGGAGTAAcatcaaagaaaaatacaaatcagAGGTAAGAATATGAATAGAATAAGAATTGAAAAGCCACTGCTTTTCTATTGTGTCACTAATTTTTTCCGAACACATCAGGCCACCACTGACACTTCAGCACCAGTGGAGCCTCCACATGAGGAGACAGGGGAACCGGTCTCCGACAATGACTCCGAGTCGTACTCTGAAGACGACAtcccagaggaggaagaggaggacgatgaagacGACGAAGACGACGACCAAGATGACGCAGACTACAAGGTAACTCCTTATAACGAACTTGACACTGTGACTAAGTTTATGCCTGTGAGTCATTCCTAcctgtgttttaaatgcagaCCCCTCCCACGGTGACGACTCCAGAAAAGAAGAGCGATGACGACGATGAGGGAACTATGCCTCCCTACAACCAAGAAACGCAGAACCTCAttgactgtaagtgtgtgtgtgtgtgtattaaagtGGATGACTCAGCATTTAGGGAGTGAGTCATACTGTGATAtacaatctttaaaaaaaaaaagaaaaagcctcaCTCTTTCCAGTAAAGTCTTCAAATGTAATTTGCTGAATAGCTTTACATGACAGAGGttgttcctttttaaatatattatgcattaattaatacatttttttccagcTGCTCAAAAAGCCAGAGACGAGTTTGATGAGGCGGAGAGAGCTCTCCGGGAAGTGGACGATCAGATTAGGTAAGTAACCAGTCTGGCTGTGGATCTTTCCCCATTAATGGAATTGGTATTTATCACTGCAGATGCCGTCTCGCTCCCAGCGTAAACAACTTTGATGACTGCTTTGAATTCTTTGTCTTCACACCCAGATGAAGGCATGAGCCGAAAACACGGTGGTGTGTGGGGTTTTTAATGGCAGAGGTCCTAAAACATGATGGTCTTTTAATTTTCAAACcatctgtgattttcttttaatgtgtatttttttgtgggtttttcaGTTGATGTGACTtggagtatttttttatttcagaatcGTAAAGACAAATAAATCTGATCACAAACCAAGATCCTAGAGCAGAGATATACACTACATCCGATATGTGGCCATGAATCAGAGTCCACTCTATGCGGTCTTTTTGTTTACACGCTGGACGTTGA
It contains:
- the prkcsh gene encoding glucosidase 2 subunit beta is translated as MSSHFRHFLVLLLMLLSVGVSAVEVQRPRGVPLSKREFYEEGKPFTCLDGSHTIPFDRVNDDYCDCQDGTDEPGTAACPNGSFHCTNAGFRPAFIPSSRINDGICDCCDTTDEYNSGAACQNTCRELGRNERESLRKLAEIAKEGFLLKQQLIHESKRGIEDKKTKLEEVQLSRKELVDRVEALRTVKETAEQPEKEAKDRHLQAWEDQKAVIRMEKDKGKMAEVFLELDDDADGFVSVSELLSHSELDPDSDGPFTEEEAQVILGSVDKVDTVAFETVWSNIKEKYKSEATTDTSAPVEPPHEETGEPVSDNDSESYSEDDIPEEEEEDDEDDEDDDQDDADYKTPPTVTTPEKKSDDDDEGTMPPYNQETQNLIDSAQKARDEFDEAERALREVDDQIRNLEKEISFDFGPSGEFAYLYSQCYELSTSEYIYKLCPFNRVSQKPKYGGSETNLGSWGKWAGPENDVYALMKYEHGTGCWQGPNRSTTVKLICGKETVVTSTSEPSRCEYLMEFITPAVCQEPPSLDSPHVHEEL